The Felis catus isolate Fca126 chromosome X, F.catus_Fca126_mat1.0, whole genome shotgun sequence genome includes a region encoding these proteins:
- the SLC25A14 gene encoding brain mitochondrial carrier protein 1 isoform X1: protein MPEPPPLPRRQLGYFRWFQCFRVGVAVPLPTVGASASQSSAEPEQPQKSATVSHEMSGLNWKPFVYGGLASIVAEFGTFPVDLTKTRLQVQGQSIDVRFKEIKYRGMFHALFRIYKEEGVLALYSGIAPALLRQASYGTIKIGIYQSLKRLFVERLEDETLLINMICGVVSGVISSAIANPTDVLKIRMQAQGSLFQGSMIGSFIDIYQQEGARGLWRGVVPTAQRAAIVVGVELPVYDITKKHLILSGVMGDTILTHFVSSFTCGLAGALASNPVDVVRTRMMNQRAIVGHVDLYKGTLDGILKMWKHEGFFALYKGFWPNWLRLGPWNIIFFITYEQLKRLQI, encoded by the exons GGAGCCACCACCGTTGCCGAGGCGACAACTTGGTTACTTCCGTTGGTTTCAATGCTTCCGGGTTGGCGTTGCGGTGCCGCTTCCGACTGTGGGAGCCTCGGCTTCCCAGTCGTCCGCTGAGCCTGAGCAG ccCCAGAAAAGTGCCACTGTAAGCCATGAGATGTCTGGTCTGAATTGGAAACCCTTTGTATATGGCGGCCTTGCCTCTATTGTTGCTGAGTTTG GAACTTTCCCTGTGGACCTGACTAAAACACGCCTTCAAGTTCAGGGCCAAAGCATTGATGTccgttttaaagaaataaaataccgAGGAATGTTTCATGCCTTGTTCCGAATCTATAAAGAAGAAGGCGTATTGGCTTTGTATTCTGG AATCGCTCCTGCTTTGCTAAGACAGGCATCATATGGCACCATCAAAATTGGCATTTACCAAAGCTTGAAGAGATTATTTGTAGAACGTCTAGAAG atgaaactcTTCTAATTAATATGATCTGTGGCGTAGTGTCAGGAGTGATATCTTCCGCTATAGCCAACCCCACTGATGTACTAAAG ATTCGAATGCAGGCTCAAGGAAGTCTGTTCCAAGGCAGCATGATTGGCAGCTTCATCGATATATACCAACAAGAAGGTGCCAGGGGTCTGTGGAGG GGTGTTGTCCCAACTGCTCAGCGGGCTGCCATTGTTGTGGGCGTGGAGTTACCAGTCTATGATATTACAAAGAAGCACTTAATATTGTCAGGGGTGATGGGAGACACAATTTTAACTCACTTTGT ttccAGCTTTACATGCGGCTTGGCTGGTGCTCTGGCTTCCAATCCAGTTGATGTGGTTCGAACTCGCATGATGAACCAGAGGGCAATCGTGGGACATGTGGACCTTTACAAGGGTACTTTGGATGGTATTTTAAAG ATGTGGAAACATGAGGGATTTTTTGCACTCTATAAAGGATTTTGGCCAAACTGGCTTCGACTTGGACCCTGGAACATCATT TTTTTTATTACATATGAGCAGCTCAAGAGGCTTCAAATCTAA
- the SLC25A14 gene encoding brain mitochondrial carrier protein 1 isoform X2, with protein MPEPPPLPRRQLGYFRWFQCFRVGVAVPLPTVGASASQSSAEPEQPQKSATVSHEMSGLNWKPFVYGGLASIVAEFGTFPVDLTKTRLQVQGQSIDVRFKEIKYRGMFHALFRIYKEEGVLALYSGIAPALLRQASYGTIKIGIYQSLKRLFVERLEDETLLINMICGVVSGVISSAIANPTDVLKIRMQAQGSLFQGSMIGSFIDIYQQEGARGLWRGVVPTAQRAAIVVGVELPVYDITKKHLILSGVMGDTILTHFVSSFTCGLAGALASNPVDVVRTRMMNQRAIVGHVDLYKGTLDGILKGGSDGLDKNSPVPRNLRSKVSPFPR; from the exons GGAGCCACCACCGTTGCCGAGGCGACAACTTGGTTACTTCCGTTGGTTTCAATGCTTCCGGGTTGGCGTTGCGGTGCCGCTTCCGACTGTGGGAGCCTCGGCTTCCCAGTCGTCCGCTGAGCCTGAGCAG ccCCAGAAAAGTGCCACTGTAAGCCATGAGATGTCTGGTCTGAATTGGAAACCCTTTGTATATGGCGGCCTTGCCTCTATTGTTGCTGAGTTTG GAACTTTCCCTGTGGACCTGACTAAAACACGCCTTCAAGTTCAGGGCCAAAGCATTGATGTccgttttaaagaaataaaataccgAGGAATGTTTCATGCCTTGTTCCGAATCTATAAAGAAGAAGGCGTATTGGCTTTGTATTCTGG AATCGCTCCTGCTTTGCTAAGACAGGCATCATATGGCACCATCAAAATTGGCATTTACCAAAGCTTGAAGAGATTATTTGTAGAACGTCTAGAAG atgaaactcTTCTAATTAATATGATCTGTGGCGTAGTGTCAGGAGTGATATCTTCCGCTATAGCCAACCCCACTGATGTACTAAAG ATTCGAATGCAGGCTCAAGGAAGTCTGTTCCAAGGCAGCATGATTGGCAGCTTCATCGATATATACCAACAAGAAGGTGCCAGGGGTCTGTGGAGG GGTGTTGTCCCAACTGCTCAGCGGGCTGCCATTGTTGTGGGCGTGGAGTTACCAGTCTATGATATTACAAAGAAGCACTTAATATTGTCAGGGGTGATGGGAGACACAATTTTAACTCACTTTGT ttccAGCTTTACATGCGGCTTGGCTGGTGCTCTGGCTTCCAATCCAGTTGATGTGGTTCGAACTCGCATGATGAACCAGAGGGCAATCGTGGGACATGTGGACCTTTACAAGGGTACTTTGGATGGTATTTTAAAG
- the SLC25A14 gene encoding brain mitochondrial carrier protein 1 isoform X3, whose protein sequence is MGIFPGIILIFLRVKFATAAVIVSGPQKSATVSHEMSGLNWKPFVYGGLASIVAEFGTFPVDLTKTRLQVQGQSIDVRFKEIKYRGMFHALFRIYKEEGVLALYSGIAPALLRQASYGTIKIGIYQSLKRLFVERLEDETLLINMICGVVSGVISSAIANPTDVLKIRMQAQGSLFQGSMIGSFIDIYQQEGARGLWRGVVPTAQRAAIVVGVELPVYDITKKHLILSGVMGDTILTHFVSSFTCGLAGALASNPVDVVRTRMMNQRAIVGHVDLYKGTLDGILKMWKHEGFFALYKGFWPNWLRLGPWNIIFFITYEQLKRLQI, encoded by the exons ATGGGTATCTTTCCTGGAATAATCCTAATTTTTCTAAGGGTGAAGTTTGCAACGGCGGCCGTGATTGTAAGCGGA ccCCAGAAAAGTGCCACTGTAAGCCATGAGATGTCTGGTCTGAATTGGAAACCCTTTGTATATGGCGGCCTTGCCTCTATTGTTGCTGAGTTTG GAACTTTCCCTGTGGACCTGACTAAAACACGCCTTCAAGTTCAGGGCCAAAGCATTGATGTccgttttaaagaaataaaataccgAGGAATGTTTCATGCCTTGTTCCGAATCTATAAAGAAGAAGGCGTATTGGCTTTGTATTCTGG AATCGCTCCTGCTTTGCTAAGACAGGCATCATATGGCACCATCAAAATTGGCATTTACCAAAGCTTGAAGAGATTATTTGTAGAACGTCTAGAAG atgaaactcTTCTAATTAATATGATCTGTGGCGTAGTGTCAGGAGTGATATCTTCCGCTATAGCCAACCCCACTGATGTACTAAAG ATTCGAATGCAGGCTCAAGGAAGTCTGTTCCAAGGCAGCATGATTGGCAGCTTCATCGATATATACCAACAAGAAGGTGCCAGGGGTCTGTGGAGG GGTGTTGTCCCAACTGCTCAGCGGGCTGCCATTGTTGTGGGCGTGGAGTTACCAGTCTATGATATTACAAAGAAGCACTTAATATTGTCAGGGGTGATGGGAGACACAATTTTAACTCACTTTGT ttccAGCTTTACATGCGGCTTGGCTGGTGCTCTGGCTTCCAATCCAGTTGATGTGGTTCGAACTCGCATGATGAACCAGAGGGCAATCGTGGGACATGTGGACCTTTACAAGGGTACTTTGGATGGTATTTTAAAG ATGTGGAAACATGAGGGATTTTTTGCACTCTATAAAGGATTTTGGCCAAACTGGCTTCGACTTGGACCCTGGAACATCATT TTTTTTATTACATATGAGCAGCTCAAGAGGCTTCAAATCTAA
- the SLC25A14 gene encoding brain mitochondrial carrier protein 1 isoform X4, which yields MGIFPGIILIFLRVKFATAAVIPQKSATVSHEMSGLNWKPFVYGGLASIVAEFGTFPVDLTKTRLQVQGQSIDVRFKEIKYRGMFHALFRIYKEEGVLALYSGIAPALLRQASYGTIKIGIYQSLKRLFVERLEDETLLINMICGVVSGVISSAIANPTDVLKIRMQAQGSLFQGSMIGSFIDIYQQEGARGLWRGVVPTAQRAAIVVGVELPVYDITKKHLILSGVMGDTILTHFVSSFTCGLAGALASNPVDVVRTRMMNQRAIVGHVDLYKGTLDGILKMWKHEGFFALYKGFWPNWLRLGPWNIIFFITYEQLKRLQI from the exons ATGGGTATCTTTCCTGGAATAATCCTAATTTTTCTAAGGGTGAAGTTTGCAACGGCGGCCGTGATT ccCCAGAAAAGTGCCACTGTAAGCCATGAGATGTCTGGTCTGAATTGGAAACCCTTTGTATATGGCGGCCTTGCCTCTATTGTTGCTGAGTTTG GAACTTTCCCTGTGGACCTGACTAAAACACGCCTTCAAGTTCAGGGCCAAAGCATTGATGTccgttttaaagaaataaaataccgAGGAATGTTTCATGCCTTGTTCCGAATCTATAAAGAAGAAGGCGTATTGGCTTTGTATTCTGG AATCGCTCCTGCTTTGCTAAGACAGGCATCATATGGCACCATCAAAATTGGCATTTACCAAAGCTTGAAGAGATTATTTGTAGAACGTCTAGAAG atgaaactcTTCTAATTAATATGATCTGTGGCGTAGTGTCAGGAGTGATATCTTCCGCTATAGCCAACCCCACTGATGTACTAAAG ATTCGAATGCAGGCTCAAGGAAGTCTGTTCCAAGGCAGCATGATTGGCAGCTTCATCGATATATACCAACAAGAAGGTGCCAGGGGTCTGTGGAGG GGTGTTGTCCCAACTGCTCAGCGGGCTGCCATTGTTGTGGGCGTGGAGTTACCAGTCTATGATATTACAAAGAAGCACTTAATATTGTCAGGGGTGATGGGAGACACAATTTTAACTCACTTTGT ttccAGCTTTACATGCGGCTTGGCTGGTGCTCTGGCTTCCAATCCAGTTGATGTGGTTCGAACTCGCATGATGAACCAGAGGGCAATCGTGGGACATGTGGACCTTTACAAGGGTACTTTGGATGGTATTTTAAAG ATGTGGAAACATGAGGGATTTTTTGCACTCTATAAAGGATTTTGGCCAAACTGGCTTCGACTTGGACCCTGGAACATCATT TTTTTTATTACATATGAGCAGCTCAAGAGGCTTCAAATCTAA
- the SLC25A14 gene encoding brain mitochondrial carrier protein 1 isoform X5, which produces MSGLNWKPFVYGGLASIVAEFGTFPVDLTKTRLQVQGQSIDVRFKEIKYRGMFHALFRIYKEEGVLALYSGIAPALLRQASYGTIKIGIYQSLKRLFVERLEDETLLINMICGVVSGVISSAIANPTDVLKIRMQAQGSLFQGSMIGSFIDIYQQEGARGLWRGVVPTAQRAAIVVGVELPVYDITKKHLILSGVMGDTILTHFVSSFTCGLAGALASNPVDVVRTRMMNQRAIVGHVDLYKGTLDGILKMWKHEGFFALYKGFWPNWLRLGPWNIIFFITYEQLKRLQI; this is translated from the exons ATGTCTGGTCTGAATTGGAAACCCTTTGTATATGGCGGCCTTGCCTCTATTGTTGCTGAGTTTG GAACTTTCCCTGTGGACCTGACTAAAACACGCCTTCAAGTTCAGGGCCAAAGCATTGATGTccgttttaaagaaataaaataccgAGGAATGTTTCATGCCTTGTTCCGAATCTATAAAGAAGAAGGCGTATTGGCTTTGTATTCTGG AATCGCTCCTGCTTTGCTAAGACAGGCATCATATGGCACCATCAAAATTGGCATTTACCAAAGCTTGAAGAGATTATTTGTAGAACGTCTAGAAG atgaaactcTTCTAATTAATATGATCTGTGGCGTAGTGTCAGGAGTGATATCTTCCGCTATAGCCAACCCCACTGATGTACTAAAG ATTCGAATGCAGGCTCAAGGAAGTCTGTTCCAAGGCAGCATGATTGGCAGCTTCATCGATATATACCAACAAGAAGGTGCCAGGGGTCTGTGGAGG GGTGTTGTCCCAACTGCTCAGCGGGCTGCCATTGTTGTGGGCGTGGAGTTACCAGTCTATGATATTACAAAGAAGCACTTAATATTGTCAGGGGTGATGGGAGACACAATTTTAACTCACTTTGT ttccAGCTTTACATGCGGCTTGGCTGGTGCTCTGGCTTCCAATCCAGTTGATGTGGTTCGAACTCGCATGATGAACCAGAGGGCAATCGTGGGACATGTGGACCTTTACAAGGGTACTTTGGATGGTATTTTAAAG ATGTGGAAACATGAGGGATTTTTTGCACTCTATAAAGGATTTTGGCCAAACTGGCTTCGACTTGGACCCTGGAACATCATT TTTTTTATTACATATGAGCAGCTCAAGAGGCTTCAAATCTAA
- the GPR119 gene encoding glucose-dependent insulinotropic receptor, whose translation MESSFPFGVTLAVLASLIIAANALVAVAVLLLIHKNDGVGLCFTLNLAVADTLLGVAISGLVTDQLSSPPRPTQKTLCSLRMAFVTSSAAASVLTVMLIAFDRYLAIKQPLRYFQIMNGLMAGSCIAGLWLVSYLIGFLPLGVPIFQQTTYQGPCSFFAVFHPRFVLTLSCVGFFPALLLFVFFYCDMLKIASMHSQQIRKMEQAGAMAGAYRPPRTPSDFKAVRTVAVLIGSFTLSWTPFLITGIVQVACQKCYLYLVLERYLWLLGVGNSLLNPLIYAYWQKEVRQQLYQMALGVKKGLTSFLLLLSARDGGPEGPRESSCPITTISHSQLHGEDGKGREVSK comes from the coding sequence ATGGAGTCATCTTTTCCATTTGGAGTGACCCTTGCTGTCCTGGCCTCCCTCATTATTGCTGCCAATGCACTAGTGGCTGTGGCTGTGCTGTTGCTGATCCACAAGAATGATGGTGTTGGTCTCTGCTTCACCTTGAATCTGGCTGTAGCCGACACCTTGCTTGGTGTGGCCATCTCTGGCCTAGTCACAGACCAGCTCTCCAGCCCACCTCGGCCCACACAGAAGACCCTATGCAGCCTTCGGATGGCATTTGTTACTTCTTCCGCAgctgcctctgtcctcacagTCATGCTGATTGCCTTTGACAGGTACCTTGCCATCAAGCAGCCCCTCCGCTACTTCCAGATAATGAACGGGCTCATGGCTGGGTCCTGCATTGCCGGGCTGTGGTTGGTGTCTTACCTTATTGGCTTCCTCCCACTTGGAGTCCCCATATTTCAGCAGACTACCTACCAGGGTCCCTGCAGCTTCTTCGCTGTGTTTCACCCACGCTTTGTGCTGACCCTCTCCTGCGTTGGCTTcttcccagccctgctcctctttgtcttcttctaCTGTGATATGCTCAAGATTGCCTCCATGCACAGCCAGCAGATCCGAAAGATGGAACAAGCAGGAGCCATGGCCGGAGCATACCGGCCTCCTCGGACTCCCAGCGACTTCAAGGCTGTCCGCACTGTGGCTGTTCTCATTGGGAGCTTCACTCTGTCCTGGACCCCATTCCTTATCACTGGCATTGTGCAGGTGGCCTGCCAGAAGTGCTACCTCTACCTGGTGCTGGAACGGTACCTGTGGCTGCTCGGTGTGGGCAACTCCCTGCTCAACCCACTCATCTATGCCTACTGGCAGAAGGAGGTGCGGCAGCAGCTCTACCAGATGGCCCTGGGAGTGAAGAAAGGGCTCACctcattccttcttcttctctcagcCAGGGATGGTGGCCCAGAGGGGCCCAGGGAAAGTTCCTGTCCTATCACCACTATCTCCCACTCACAGCTTCATGGCGAAGATGGTAAGGGCAGAGAAGTTTCAAAGtga